In the Haloferula helveola genome, one interval contains:
- a CDS encoding Pycsar system effector family protein, which produces MNESPQSPENAPEPIELSPRVEGFADTMFRNVVSTHVEFTFIADNKAYVMICANSIIIGALTTLLVPHLKEQSHLLWPTILMFCVCLVSLSFSILSIRPAVGTGTFTRDAVRQRKTNLLFFGNFHASKREDFDWAMRELLKDENYIFSSMIQDVYYLGRALGLKYKQVRISYDIFLIGMIASVLFFVVMLALAPGA; this is translated from the coding sequence ATGAACGAATCCCCCCAGAGTCCCGAAAACGCCCCGGAACCGATCGAACTCAGCCCCCGCGTCGAAGGTTTCGCGGACACGATGTTCCGAAATGTGGTCTCGACCCATGTCGAGTTCACCTTCATCGCCGACAACAAGGCCTATGTGATGATTTGCGCGAACTCGATCATCATTGGCGCACTGACGACCCTGCTCGTTCCACATCTCAAGGAGCAATCCCATCTCCTCTGGCCGACGATCCTGATGTTCTGCGTGTGCCTCGTTTCCCTCAGCTTCAGCATTCTTTCCATCCGCCCAGCTGTCGGAACCGGCACCTTCACCCGCGACGCCGTTCGCCAGCGGAAAACCAACCTGCTCTTCTTCGGGAACTTCCACGCTTCGAAGCGCGAGGACTTCGATTGGGCGATGCGGGAATTGCTGAAGGACGAGAACTACATCTTCTCAAGCATGATCCAGGACGTCTACTACCTCGGCCGCGCGCTCGGTCTGAAATACAAGCAGGTGCGGATCAGCTACGACATCTTCCTGATCGGCATGATCGCCTCCGTGCTCTTCTTCGTGGTCATGCTGGCGCTGGCCCCGGGCGCCTAG